One genomic segment of Gottschalkia acidurici 9a includes these proteins:
- the hprK gene encoding HPr(Ser) kinase/phosphatase, translating into MKTISIHELIQNMKLETVYMPDTIKGINISGSEASRPGLQLTGFFKVFPHDKIQVLGHQEIEYMMSLDYDLRVKRLRKIFEYPIPAMIITGDHKVLPEIIEFAKEFERPLFKTELPATKFISKLLAYLDDLLAPRTTIHGVLVEVFGMGTLIIGKSGVGKSETALELLKRGHRLVADDAVEITRVDEMLKGTSPELIRHFMEIRGIGILDIKRLYGFGAVKKWEAVDLAVELEHWDEQKEYDRVGLDENYIEILGLKIPKVTVPVKPGRNLAMIVEVAARNNRQKQFGYNAAEELDKKLKEELGKKRKELEEQRS; encoded by the coding sequence ATGAAAACGATCTCAATACATGAGTTAATACAAAACATGAAATTAGAGACTGTATATATGCCAGATACTATAAAGGGCATAAATATAAGTGGAAGTGAAGCGAGTAGACCGGGACTACAGTTGACAGGCTTTTTCAAAGTTTTCCCCCATGATAAGATACAAGTTTTAGGACATCAAGAAATAGAGTATATGATGTCCTTAGACTATGATTTAAGGGTGAAAAGGCTTAGAAAGATATTTGAATATCCAATACCTGCTATGATAATAACTGGTGACCATAAAGTACTTCCAGAAATAATAGAATTTGCTAAGGAATTTGAGAGGCCACTTTTTAAAACCGAGCTACCAGCTACTAAGTTTATAAGTAAGCTCTTAGCTTATCTTGATGATTTACTAGCACCTAGAACTACTATACATGGAGTTTTAGTTGAAGTTTTTGGTATGGGAACTCTAATAATAGGAAAAAGTGGTGTAGGAAAAAGTGAAACAGCTTTAGAATTATTAAAAAGAGGACATCGTCTAGTAGCAGATGATGCGGTAGAAATAACTAGAGTAGATGAAATGTTAAAGGGAACTTCTCCAGAATTAATAAGACATTTCATGGAAATAAGAGGTATAGGGATACTAGACATAAAAAGGTTATACGGGTTTGGTGCCGTAAAAAAGTGGGAAGCAGTAGATTTAGCTGTAGAGCTTGAACACTGGGATGAACAAAAAGAATATGATAGGGTAGGTCTTGATGAAAATTATATAGAGATATTAGGACTAAAAATACCTAAAGTAACAGTACCAGTAAAACCAGGAAGAAACTTAGCTATGATAGTAGAGGTAGCTGCAAGAAACAATAGACAGAAGCAGTTTGGATATAATGCTGCAGAGGAATTGGATAAAAAATTAAAAGAAGAATTGGGAAAAAAGAGAAAAGAACTAGAAGAACAAAGAAGTTAG
- the uvrC gene encoding excinuclease ABC subunit UvrC — protein sequence MFNINDELKKLPDKPGVYIMKNSENAIIYVGKAISLKKRVRQYFQSSKNHPPKVNAMVKNIIKFEYIITDNEVEALILESNLIKKHKPKYNILLRDDKSYPYIKVTVNEKYPRVIKTRNIVKDGSKYFGPYVSSGAVNDTLEIIDSLYKLRTCKMNLNDGPKLERPCLNNFIGKCLGPCYQYVDHEEYKSMIDEVIMFLNGKEQKLVEIIEKKMKNASKGLDFESAAKYRDQLVSLNHILEKQKIVSTTNISDQDIIGMARGIDEVCIQVFFIRTGKVMGREHFIIKDTDDIDRGEIIQSFVKQFYIGTSYVPKEILVGDNFEDIEVVGSWLSSKRGSKVNIKIPKRGEKNELMELVRKNAIEILNQRRDRVKKKTEDTQKPLVEIAEALKLERVPNRIEAFDISNTQGVQSVASMVVFENGEAKTREYRKFKIKWVEGPDDYSSMEEVIYRRFSRGLEEKKLISENKVSIENFSIFPELIMIDGGKGQVNVAKRVLKKLGIDIPVCGLIKDDFHRTRGIIYEDEEITLPLSSSGFKLITKIQDEAHRFAITYHRNLRTKDLVKSVLDSIPGVGEKRKKNLLKEFKTIENIKKATIEEISSVDGMNKKVAEEIYNFFRKN from the coding sequence ATGTTTAATATAAATGACGAATTAAAAAAATTACCAGATAAACCTGGTGTTTATATAATGAAGAATAGTGAAAATGCTATCATTTATGTAGGTAAAGCTATTTCATTAAAAAAAAGAGTGAGACAATACTTTCAATCATCGAAAAATCATCCACCTAAAGTAAACGCTATGGTTAAAAATATAATTAAGTTTGAATATATTATAACTGATAATGAAGTAGAAGCACTTATATTGGAATCAAACCTTATAAAGAAACATAAGCCTAAATATAATATTTTATTAAGAGATGACAAATCTTATCCATATATAAAAGTTACTGTAAATGAAAAGTATCCTAGAGTAATAAAGACTAGAAATATAGTCAAAGATGGTAGTAAGTATTTTGGACCATATGTAAGCTCAGGTGCTGTAAATGACACATTAGAAATTATAGATAGTTTATATAAATTAAGGACTTGCAAGATGAATTTAAATGATGGACCTAAGCTAGAAAGACCATGTTTAAATAACTTTATAGGAAAGTGTTTAGGACCATGTTATCAATACGTAGATCATGAAGAATATAAAAGTATGATAGATGAAGTTATCATGTTTTTAAATGGAAAAGAACAAAAATTAGTTGAAATAATTGAGAAAAAGATGAAAAATGCTTCAAAAGGATTAGATTTTGAAAGTGCAGCTAAATATAGAGACCAATTAGTTTCTTTAAATCATATATTAGAAAAGCAAAAGATAGTATCTACAACTAACATATCAGATCAAGACATAATAGGAATGGCTAGGGGAATAGATGAAGTATGCATTCAAGTATTTTTTATAAGAACAGGAAAAGTTATGGGAAGAGAACACTTCATAATTAAAGATACTGATGATATAGATAGAGGAGAAATAATACAATCATTTGTTAAGCAGTTTTATATAGGAACTTCTTATGTACCCAAAGAAATATTAGTAGGAGATAACTTTGAAGATATAGAGGTGGTTGGTAGTTGGTTAAGTAGTAAGAGAGGATCTAAAGTGAATATAAAAATTCCTAAAAGAGGCGAGAAAAATGAGTTAATGGAATTAGTAAGAAAAAATGCTATAGAGATACTTAATCAACGTAGAGATAGAGTAAAGAAAAAGACAGAAGACACTCAGAAACCGTTAGTAGAAATAGCTGAAGCATTAAAATTAGAAAGAGTTCCTAATAGAATAGAGGCTTTTGATATATCCAATACTCAAGGAGTACAATCTGTAGCTTCTATGGTCGTATTTGAAAATGGAGAAGCTAAAACAAGAGAGTATAGAAAGTTTAAAATCAAGTGGGTTGAAGGGCCAGATGATTATAGTAGTATGGAAGAGGTTATTTACAGAAGATTTAGCAGGGGATTAGAAGAAAAAAAATTAATTTCGGAAAACAAAGTAAGCATAGAGAATTTTTCGATATTTCCAGAATTAATAATGATAGATGGAGGAAAGGGACAGGTAAATGTAGCTAAAAGAGTGTTAAAGAAGTTAGGAATAGATATACCCGTATGTGGTCTAATAAAAGATGACTTTCATAGAACTAGAGGGATAATATACGAGGATGAGGAAATAACACTTCCTTTAAGTAGCAGTGGATTTAAATTAATAACTAAAATACAGGACGAAGCTCATAGATTTGCTATAACTTATCATAGAAATCTAAGAACAAAAGATTTAGTAAAATCAGTGCTAGACAGTATACCTGGAGTTGGAGAAAAGAGAAAGAAAAATTTATTAAAAGAATTTAAGACTATAGAGAATATAAAAAAAGCAACTATAGAAGAAATATCTTCTGTAGATGGAATGAATAAAAAAGTAGCGGAAGAGATATATAATTTCTTCAGAAAAAATTAG
- a CDS encoding YoaK family protein, giving the protein MSNDSKIKIITPVNIIGFILVMMAGWIDTAGLKLFLNERVSFMTGRAAELGEWLAKGEIGQFGFVVLIVIMFITGSAISAIITRRLGLMGGLTFAGILLLIAALCIYKGNMDFAGIAIPMAMGGQNAATSLTSINRTTHLTGPATDIGLNIAYGNWDGVIFWSLHWVAFPIGSFIGYNFIQKAKLDSSIHVSLTLVIPAIIIILTGLIQKIIVDIPLIIQQKPLKKEKDK; this is encoded by the coding sequence TTGTCAAATGATTCTAAAATTAAAATAATAACTCCAGTCAATATCATAGGATTTATTCTTGTAATGATGGCTGGATGGATAGATACAGCAGGATTAAAGCTTTTTCTTAACGAAAGAGTTTCTTTTATGACAGGACGCGCTGCTGAACTAGGAGAGTGGCTTGCTAAAGGAGAAATTGGACAATTTGGATTTGTAGTGTTGATAGTAATAATGTTCATTACTGGATCTGCTATTTCAGCAATAATTACAAGACGTTTAGGTCTTATGGGAGGATTGACTTTTGCTGGGATACTATTACTTATAGCTGCTCTTTGCATATATAAAGGTAATATGGACTTTGCCGGAATAGCTATACCTATGGCTATGGGTGGACAGAATGCAGCTACAAGTTTAACATCTATTAATCGTACTACACATTTAACTGGTCCGGCTACCGATATAGGCTTAAATATAGCTTATGGAAACTGGGATGGTGTTATCTTTTGGTCTCTTCACTGGGTTGCATTTCCGATCGGATCATTTATAGGTTATAATTTCATCCAAAAAGCTAAACTAGATAGCTCTATACATGTATCATTAACATTAGTAATTCCAGCAATAATTATCATTTTAACTGGTCTTATTCAGAAAATAATAGTTGATATTCCGTTAATAATACAGCAAAAGCCATTGAAAAAAGAAAAAGATAAATAG